In the genome of Pseudanabaena mucicola str. Chao 1806, the window GAGTCAGAGTTAGAGGCGGCGATGGTTGCATTTAATAACAATGAGGCGGATATCTTGCTCTGTAGGACGATTATTGAGTCGGGTTTGGACATTCCGCGTGTGAATACGATTGTGATTGAGTGGTTAGGTTGTTTTTTGAATTGAAATTGATAAAATTCTTACAAACTTAGTAATCCAAATACATCTTGAACTGTTAGTTCTAAATCAATCCCACTGAGAACAGGTAGCCGATCGCTATCTTTTAGTTCGATTACGCGGCGATCGCTATCTACAGCCAAAATGTTTTCGTCTTCGACATCAATTAACCATCCGATTTCTGTGCCATATTTAGCACAATGTAATAGTTTCCCTAATACTTGTTTGTATCTCTGATCGGGAGAAAGAATTTCAATTGCCCAATCTGGATAGATTTCAAAACGGTTTGCAATTCTTCCTGATGCTATTCTGGGGATACGTTCCCATCGAAATACTGCTATGTCTGGAACGATCGCTCTACCACCAAAAACACATCGCAATTCTGGAAAAGCGATCGCAACTTTTTGAGATTTAGCAACCTGATTGACGCTTTCACAAAGCGCACCTTGTAATAGACTATGTTCTCCTTGGGGCATAGGTTTCTGGATGATTTGTCCATCAATAAATTCGGATGCGGGTTTTGTATCTGGCAGTTCTAAAAATTCGGCTAGGGTTATGGGTTTAATGGCTGTAGCGGTCATGGTTTCACCTTTAGTTAAAAC includes:
- a CDS encoding Uma2 family endonuclease, with translation MTATAIKPITLAEFLELPDTKPASEFIDGQIIQKPMPQGEHSLLQGALCESVNQVAKSQKVAIAFPELRCVFGGRAIVPDIAVFRWERIPRIASGRIANRFEIYPDWAIEILSPDQRYKQVLGKLLHCAKYGTEIGWLIDVEDENILAVDSDRRVIELKDSDRLPVLSGIDLELTVQDVFGLLSL